In Sulfurisphaera javensis, a single genomic region encodes these proteins:
- a CDS encoding MMPL family transporter, translating to MKPYLILWFILLVALAPIAINIQHLFVYSDSPFLTNQYGSVEVKNILIKYFNYSSKDNIYIIIKGNYTYAEKLINETAPRYLSNAQVISPYSFLNQTNKTYFATIEPLIEKVYNKILSLHALYQNLTLLRDELLSNLTFLEYQLNVTYGIPKMMFKSNSSTAIKFLAIYSHLNGSSLERARNASYLVFKDPFVFLFSFNNYTNLTLIRETLYNFSNYSYLVSLITKENVTNDEIEDPYNFSITYVEKEFPPPPISLNEFHKGDKWLFIVQVPSNESLINVENFMKNLNEAIITGHLPIYAESAVVTEDDLKTIDIVTVIILIILLIVLIRSIIPILILVTTALIGLVIAYSLLYLATFLGYSIYYISGLVIPPIVFGITVDYSILFLYRYFEEVRKGTKDPVYRSFKTAGKAVLFSGLSITLGFSSFIISNSPLLRNIGIALVISSISSLIPALLFIKTAISSIPLRFLSFPKKEIPNPVDVRQKYLEKISKKAIHYRYLVLVLMIILGIISYGIFISHHTNVAISEIVPSSSKVVIGENELSKFYNYSLDYIIIQGNPNQSYLQIYNLTKKLIGEGALVYGPFSIGKTIIKNETLITTYYYSHGYTLLEVYLPYPVFSKGAINLTKELIKQGYLVGGSNAERVNIVDNTVSLYYKEVLPLTILIITLYLVISLGSVIVPIRLSLTLLLSSLFGVSVLYLIYGSLYWLTPLIVFAIMYSLGIDYDMFIIIRIIEEKGEEENKIVNAVKNTGLVVTAAGLILSGAFLSLLSSDMHFLQEIGLGVGLTILFDTFIVRPIFVPAIMSILKKYNWWPRMMSLTRDDR from the coding sequence ATGAAACCTTATCTAATTTTGTGGTTTATTCTTCTAGTAGCATTAGCTCCAATTGCAATTAACATTCAACATTTATTTGTATATTCTGATTCTCCATTCCTTACTAATCAATATGGTAGTGTTGAAGTCAAAAACATATTAATAAAGTACTTTAATTATTCAAGTAAAGATAATATTTACATTATAATTAAAGGAAACTATACTTATGCTGAAAAGCTAATTAATGAAACAGCACCAAGATATTTAAGTAACGCTCAAGTAATTTCACCATATTCTTTTCTAAATCAAACTAACAAAACTTATTTTGCTACAATAGAGCCTTTAATAGAAAAAGTTTACAATAAAATTCTTTCTTTGCATGCTTTATATCAAAATTTAACTTTGTTAAGAGATGAACTTCTAAGTAATCTTACGTTTTTAGAATATCAACTTAACGTAACTTATGGAATTCCTAAAATGATGTTTAAATCTAATTCCTCTACGGCAATAAAGTTCCTAGCTATTTACTCGCACTTAAATGGAAGTTCTTTGGAAAGAGCTCGGAATGCCAGTTATTTAGTATTTAAGGATCCTTTCGTGTTCCTTTTCTCTTTTAATAACTATACTAATCTAACCTTGATAAGAGAGACATTATATAATTTCTCTAATTATTCTTACTTAGTGAGTCTGATAACTAAAGAGAATGTAACTAATGACGAGATTGAAGATCCATACAACTTCTCTATTACTTATGTAGAGAAAGAATTTCCACCACCTCCAATAAGTTTAAATGAGTTTCATAAGGGAGATAAATGGCTCTTTATTGTTCAAGTGCCATCGAATGAAAGTTTGATTAACGTAGAGAACTTTATGAAAAATCTTAATGAAGCTATTATAACTGGGCACTTACCGATCTATGCAGAATCCGCTGTAGTAACTGAAGATGATTTAAAAACTATTGACATAGTTACTGTAATAATATTAATTATTCTTCTTATAGTTCTAATAAGATCTATAATACCAATATTAATACTAGTAACTACTGCATTAATAGGTTTAGTAATTGCTTACTCTTTGTTATATTTAGCCACATTTCTTGGTTATTCAATATATTATATCTCTGGGCTTGTTATACCGCCTATAGTTTTTGGAATAACAGTGGATTATTCTATATTATTCCTTTACAGATATTTTGAGGAAGTAAGAAAGGGAACAAAAGATCCTGTATATAGATCGTTTAAAACTGCTGGAAAAGCCGTATTGTTTAGTGGGCTTAGTATAACCTTAGGTTTCTCCTCTTTTATTATTTCAAATTCTCCGTTACTTAGAAATATAGGTATTGCTCTAGTTATATCGTCAATTTCCTCCTTGATTCCAGCACTATTGTTTATAAAGACAGCTATTTCATCTATTCCATTAAGGTTTCTTAGTTTTCCTAAGAAGGAAATTCCTAATCCAGTTGACGTTAGGCAAAAATATCTAGAAAAAATATCTAAAAAGGCAATACATTATAGATACTTAGTCTTGGTATTAATGATCATCCTTGGAATAATCTCTTATGGAATTTTTATATCTCATCATACTAATGTAGCTATAAGTGAGATAGTTCCTTCCAGTTCTAAAGTTGTAATAGGTGAAAATGAACTTTCTAAATTCTATAATTATAGTCTGGATTATATTATAATACAAGGTAATCCTAACCAGTCATACTTACAGATATATAATTTAACAAAGAAACTTATAGGCGAAGGAGCATTAGTTTATGGTCCATTTTCTATTGGTAAAACTATTATTAAGAATGAAACCTTGATTACTACTTATTACTATTCTCATGGGTATACTCTCCTTGAAGTCTATTTACCTTATCCAGTATTTAGCAAGGGAGCTATTAACCTAACAAAAGAGCTAATAAAGCAAGGTTATTTAGTAGGAGGAAGCAATGCAGAAAGAGTAAACATTGTTGATAATACAGTAAGTTTATATTATAAGGAAGTTTTGCCTCTCACTATATTGATAATCACATTATACTTGGTAATTTCATTAGGTTCAGTCATAGTACCAATAAGATTAAGTTTAACTTTACTCTTAAGTTCTCTATTTGGTGTTTCGGTTCTATATCTAATTTATGGTTCTCTATATTGGTTAACACCATTAATAGTATTTGCAATAATGTATAGTTTAGGAATAGACTATGATATGTTCATAATTATAAGAATAATTGAAGAAAAGGGAGAGGAAGAGAATAAAATAGTAAACGCTGTAAAAAATACTGGACTAGTAGTAACTGCTGCTGGATTAATTCTTTCTGGAGCATTTTTATCTTTACTATCTTCAGATATGCACTTTCTTCAGGAAATTGGATTAGGAGTGGGATTAACTATACTTTTCGACACTTTTATAGTAAGGCCTATATTTGTTCCAGCAATAATGTCAATATTGAAGAAATATAACTGGTGGCCAAGAATGATGAGCCTTACAAGGGATGATAGGTGA
- a CDS encoding glycoside hydrolase family 15 protein — protein MVRHIILGNGSLTLLSDSKLNYRELYYPLPIDNHLHESKIGLWVEGKFSWFNDLPIKVAYEDDSLSVLAETEFNGVKIKVKDAVDMAYEIFVREFSVTTNKETRIFFHWDFHINGNEIGDTALYDPFTSSIIHYKRDKWFLFKCDIPFYQFATGYKETGGYLGTWKDAEDGELSGNPIAQGAVDSVASIRISSNTVFYCWLVCGKNYNEVFQKNNYVLRKSPRELIRRTDNYWKAWLVKARDYDTLVRRSLLIIIAHWQNNGALPASLDTDIMRFNKDTYNYVWHRDAAFSAIALTLYGYQDPVRNLFHFTKPLIFNGFLFQKYTCDGNWGSTWHPWSPRSIPIQEDETALMLYALWVHFSRFTDIDFVKPLYAPFVKRIAEFLVEYRDEETGLPLPSYDLWEERLGTHFFTSIAVYAGLVAAHRFAEFFGDENLKDKYLTAANEVKKGLEKFYVGDHFARTIYEDKSIDKTVDASTLFASILGAFDPKDPRVISNRKIVEERLNVNGGIARYENDWYLKQDEKPNAWFITTLWLAQQYILEGNKEKAKGYIDWVVSHMLPTGVIPEQISPKGSYPSVSPLVWSHAEFIKSIYYYRQL, from the coding sequence ATGGTTAGACATATTATACTAGGCAATGGTTCTTTAACTTTACTATCTGATTCAAAATTAAATTATAGAGAATTATATTATCCTCTTCCAATAGATAATCATCTACATGAGAGTAAGATTGGCTTATGGGTAGAAGGTAAATTTTCATGGTTTAATGATCTACCAATTAAAGTAGCTTATGAAGATGATAGTTTATCCGTTTTAGCAGAAACTGAATTTAATGGTGTTAAAATTAAGGTCAAGGACGCTGTTGATATGGCATATGAGATTTTCGTTAGGGAATTTAGCGTTACAACAAATAAAGAAACTAGAATATTTTTCCATTGGGATTTTCATATAAATGGAAATGAGATCGGGGATACAGCATTATATGATCCTTTCACATCTTCTATAATTCATTACAAAAGGGATAAATGGTTCTTATTTAAATGTGATATTCCATTCTATCAGTTTGCTACTGGATATAAAGAAACCGGAGGATATTTAGGTACCTGGAAAGATGCTGAAGATGGAGAACTATCTGGAAATCCAATAGCTCAAGGTGCTGTTGATTCAGTAGCAAGCATAAGGATTTCCTCAAACACTGTCTTTTACTGTTGGCTGGTTTGTGGAAAAAATTATAATGAGGTTTTTCAAAAGAACAATTACGTATTGCGAAAATCGCCAAGAGAATTAATAAGAAGAACAGATAATTATTGGAAGGCTTGGTTAGTAAAAGCTAGAGATTATGATACTTTAGTAAGGAGAAGTCTTCTTATTATTATAGCGCATTGGCAGAACAATGGTGCTTTACCAGCTTCATTAGATACAGACATTATGAGATTTAATAAGGATACGTATAATTATGTTTGGCATAGAGACGCTGCCTTTTCAGCAATAGCACTAACCCTTTATGGTTACCAAGATCCGGTAAGAAATTTATTTCATTTCACTAAGCCTCTGATTTTTAATGGATTTCTATTTCAGAAATATACTTGTGATGGTAATTGGGGTTCAACATGGCATCCTTGGAGTCCAAGAAGTATACCTATTCAAGAAGACGAAACAGCATTAATGCTGTATGCATTGTGGGTTCACTTTAGTAGATTTACTGATATTGATTTTGTAAAACCTTTATATGCTCCTTTTGTAAAAAGAATTGCTGAATTCTTAGTTGAATATAGAGATGAAGAAACAGGTTTACCCTTACCTTCATATGATTTATGGGAGGAAAGATTAGGAACTCATTTCTTTACCTCTATTGCAGTTTATGCCGGATTAGTAGCAGCTCACAGATTTGCTGAGTTTTTTGGAGATGAGAACCTTAAGGATAAGTATCTAACTGCAGCCAATGAGGTGAAAAAAGGATTAGAAAAATTCTATGTGGGGGATCATTTTGCAAGGACTATTTATGAAGATAAAAGTATTGATAAAACTGTTGATGCAAGTACTTTATTTGCATCCATATTAGGTGCTTTTGATCCCAAGGACCCAAGAGTAATAAGTAATAGAAAGATAGTTGAAGAAAGGCTAAATGTAAATGGTGGTATAGCTAGATATGAAAATGATTGGTATTTAAAACAAGATGAGAAGCCGAACGCTTGGTTTATAACTACGCTTTGGTTAGCGCAGCAATATATTTTAGAAGGAAATAAGGAGAAAGCAAAAGGTTATATTGACTGGGTGGTAAGCCATATGCTACCAACTGGAGTAATCCCAGAACAAATTAGTCCTAAGGGTTCTTACCCTTCAGTTTCTCCCTTAGTTTGGAGTCATGCAGAATTCATAAAATCGATTTACTACTATAGGCAGTTGTAA
- a CDS encoding NifB/NifX family molybdenum-iron cluster-binding protein — MRVAIPVTNGYVEGPGEALKVQIYEVKDGSYKLVEEYDNPALSAMAARGAHMLKSAIDRKIDALIVAEMGPPGFRLIQNFKIKAYLGQGLDVKTALEKFIRGELPEILKPTHEEHHHH, encoded by the coding sequence ATGAGAGTAGCAATTCCAGTCACAAATGGTTATGTAGAAGGTCCTGGAGAAGCGCTAAAAGTACAAATATATGAAGTTAAAGATGGAAGTTATAAGCTAGTTGAAGAATATGATAACCCAGCGTTAAGCGCAATGGCTGCTAGAGGAGCTCATATGTTAAAATCCGCAATAGACAGAAAAATTGATGCTTTAATAGTAGCTGAAATGGGTCCACCTGGATTTAGATTAATACAAAATTTCAAAATTAAAGCCTATTTAGGTCAAGGATTAGACGTGAAGACTGCGTTAGAGAAATTTATCAGAGGAGAGCTTCCAGAGATACTTAAACCTACTCATGAAGAGCATCATCACCATTAA
- the acs gene encoding acetate--CoA ligase has protein sequence MSVNWALPFEERIIPSKYQSKVISPSTYKDLHKIATENYREFWASIASQLEWTRPWDKILDETNPPFYKWFVGGEINASYLAVDRHAKSWRKNKVAIIWEGEPTEGDKPKDIRYLTYGDLYREVNRAAYILKEVYGLKKGDAISLYLPMIPELPIFMLAAARLGIVFSVVFSGFSAQALADRINDAKAKLLITADGGWRRGKVVPLKEIADKALESAPSVKNVLVVRRTGNNVNMKEGRDEFFDSVYKQVPLNVYVEPERTKSEDPLFILYTSGTTGKPKGIVHDIGGYMTILHATMNWVFDIKDTDIMWTSADIGWITGHSYIVFGPLLEGATTIMYEGALDYPTPDRWTSIIERYGVTILYTSPTAIRSFMKFGEDTYKGKDFSTIRLMHSVGEPINPEAFKWFFKLVGKESIPFGSTWWMTETGGIMISHLPGLYLIPLKPGTNGMPLPGIDADVVDENGNPTKPEERGYLVIKKPWPGMPLTIWGDPERYIKVYWSKFPGIFYPGDFAVKDSDGYFWILGRADEVIKVAGHRLGTYELESALIHHPAVAEAAVVGIPDPLKGEVPVAFVVLKVGQKPSEELKKNLNDWVREQVGPIASLSGIYFVTKLPKTRSGKIMRRVVKAVLTNQPIGDVTTLEDEASVEEVKKAYEELKKEIS, from the coding sequence ATGTCAGTAAACTGGGCCCTACCATTCGAAGAGAGAATTATACCTAGTAAATATCAAAGCAAAGTAATTTCTCCTTCTACATATAAAGATTTACATAAAATTGCTACTGAAAATTATAGAGAATTTTGGGCATCTATTGCATCACAATTAGAATGGACTAGACCATGGGATAAAATTCTTGATGAGACGAATCCTCCATTTTATAAGTGGTTTGTAGGCGGGGAAATTAATGCGTCTTATTTAGCAGTTGATAGACATGCGAAAAGTTGGAGGAAAAATAAAGTAGCTATAATTTGGGAAGGAGAACCAACAGAAGGGGATAAGCCTAAAGATATAAGATATTTAACTTATGGAGATTTATATAGAGAAGTTAATAGAGCTGCTTACATACTAAAAGAAGTTTATGGATTAAAGAAAGGTGATGCTATATCCCTCTACTTACCGATGATTCCAGAACTACCAATATTTATGCTTGCTGCTGCAAGACTTGGTATAGTGTTTTCAGTAGTTTTCTCTGGCTTTAGCGCACAAGCATTAGCAGACAGAATCAATGACGCAAAAGCTAAACTATTAATAACTGCCGATGGTGGATGGAGAAGAGGTAAAGTAGTCCCATTAAAGGAAATTGCAGATAAGGCACTAGAAAGCGCACCTTCAGTCAAAAATGTCCTAGTAGTTAGAAGGACTGGAAATAATGTAAATATGAAAGAAGGTAGAGATGAGTTCTTTGATTCTGTATATAAGCAAGTTCCATTAAATGTTTATGTAGAACCAGAAAGAACAAAAAGCGAGGATCCTTTATTCATACTATATACTTCTGGAACTACTGGAAAACCAAAAGGAATAGTTCATGACATTGGTGGATATATGACTATTCTTCATGCTACTATGAACTGGGTATTTGACATAAAAGATACTGATATAATGTGGACTAGTGCTGATATAGGATGGATCACCGGGCATTCATACATAGTATTTGGCCCATTATTAGAAGGAGCAACAACCATTATGTATGAAGGAGCATTAGATTATCCAACTCCAGATAGATGGACCTCAATAATTGAAAGATATGGAGTAACAATATTATACACTTCGCCCACAGCAATTAGATCCTTTATGAAGTTTGGTGAAGATACTTATAAAGGAAAAGACTTTTCCACAATAAGGTTAATGCACTCAGTTGGTGAGCCAATAAATCCAGAAGCGTTCAAATGGTTCTTTAAATTAGTAGGAAAAGAAAGCATACCATTCGGAAGTACTTGGTGGATGACTGAGACTGGAGGTATAATGATTAGTCACTTACCCGGGTTATATTTAATCCCATTAAAGCCAGGGACTAACGGTATGCCTTTACCGGGTATTGATGCTGATGTAGTTGATGAGAATGGTAATCCGACAAAGCCAGAGGAAAGAGGATATTTAGTCATAAAGAAACCTTGGCCTGGAATGCCATTAACTATATGGGGAGACCCCGAGAGATACATAAAAGTATATTGGTCCAAATTCCCTGGAATATTCTACCCTGGTGATTTCGCTGTAAAGGATAGTGATGGATACTTCTGGATTTTAGGAAGGGCTGATGAGGTAATTAAAGTTGCTGGACATAGATTAGGTACATATGAGCTTGAATCAGCACTAATACATCATCCTGCAGTCGCAGAAGCTGCAGTAGTAGGCATTCCAGATCCTTTAAAGGGTGAAGTACCAGTAGCTTTTGTAGTTCTAAAGGTTGGTCAAAAACCATCTGAAGAGTTAAAGAAAAACTTAAATGATTGGGTGAGAGAACAAGTGGGACCAATAGCTAGCTTAAGCGGTATTTACTTTGTTACAAAACTACCTAAAACTAGAAGTGGAAAAATAATGAGAAGAGTTGTAAAGGCAGTATTAACAAACCAACCAATAGGAGACGTGACGACATTAGAAGATGAAGCTTCGGTTGAAGAAGTTAAAAAAGCATACGAAGAGTTAAAGAAGGAAATTTCATAA
- a CDS encoding glycosyltransferase family 2 protein — MLHLFHGISYFVYSLSFTIITILYFSLNSFFAIKSKKKIEKHSMYTLSDLTAVIPVYKENANLFERVIRALYDIGIEFVVVGDSSLEPYKSITERYGGKFIHLKEHKGKRYALAEGIKYVNSPLVMFLDSDTIVTKDALQKMIKRFTEDVGGVGPNIRIMSEGNKYAYYYSEFFERLSEIVNRAVSYFGSAIILSGQCAVYRTDLVKPYVTSSQFLEPKLLGKRIVISDDRDLTNYVIKSGYKAVRVFDAIVYTKCPSDIKVFTKQVIRWTRANYLNFIREIADGSIGKRGTLYVFDAIYTNLLPLFTILFVYMDFSKIMKLFSSTKIISSKIFLLLDIQARFHSQSYLLYLFIHYGSIVSIIPFVLTIIYLIPEDKMRTLIFGSIALAVQYVASLYAIITFWWQDWLTR; from the coding sequence ATGTTGCATTTATTTCATGGAATTTCGTATTTTGTTTACTCTCTTTCTTTCACAATTATAACTATTCTTTATTTTTCATTAAATTCATTTTTTGCAATTAAAAGCAAGAAAAAAATTGAAAAACACAGTATGTATACTCTTTCTGATTTAACGGCCGTTATTCCAGTTTATAAAGAGAACGCTAATTTATTCGAAAGAGTTATAAGAGCATTATATGATATAGGCATAGAATTTGTTGTTGTAGGTGATAGTTCTCTAGAGCCTTATAAATCTATTACTGAAAGATATGGAGGAAAGTTTATTCATCTAAAAGAGCACAAAGGAAAAAGATATGCTTTAGCTGAGGGAATTAAATATGTAAATTCTCCTCTAGTAATGTTTTTGGATAGTGATACTATAGTGACTAAAGATGCTTTACAAAAAATGATAAAACGATTTACAGAAGATGTAGGCGGAGTTGGACCTAATATAAGAATTATGAGCGAAGGAAATAAGTATGCTTACTATTATAGTGAATTTTTTGAAAGATTAAGTGAAATAGTAAATAGGGCTGTAAGCTATTTTGGTAGTGCTATAATTTTAAGCGGTCAATGTGCAGTTTATAGAACAGATTTAGTCAAACCTTATGTTACTTCAAGCCAATTTTTAGAGCCTAAACTATTAGGTAAACGTATAGTAATTTCTGATGATAGGGACCTTACTAATTATGTTATAAAATCTGGCTATAAAGCGGTAAGAGTCTTTGATGCCATAGTTTATACAAAATGTCCCTCTGATATTAAAGTTTTTACTAAGCAAGTTATAAGGTGGACGAGAGCTAATTATTTGAATTTTATAAGGGAGATAGCTGATGGAAGTATAGGTAAAAGGGGAACGCTTTACGTTTTTGATGCTATATATACTAACTTATTACCACTTTTTACAATTTTATTTGTATATATGGACTTTTCGAAGATTATGAAATTGTTTTCTTCAACTAAAATAATATCATCAAAAATATTTCTTCTGCTAGATATTCAAGCAAGATTTCATTCCCAAAGCTATTTACTATATTTATTTATACATTATGGTAGTATAGTATCGATTATACCATTCGTTTTAACTATAATATATTTAATTCCAGAAGATAAAATGAGAACTTTAATATTTGGCTCCATTGCATTGGCTGTACAATATGTTGCCTCATTATATGCAATAATAACCTTCTGGTGGCAGGATTGGTTAACTAGATAA
- a CDS encoding MBL fold metallo-hydrolase, with amino-acid sequence MIVKRFIVGEYSTNSYLLISGNEAILIDVGDNPSEIVDYILSNNIRLKSIYATHGHFDHVLGVKQIKQYFNVPFFVHKNDLKLINNDERTKDITVDGFVDENTKIQIGNEVLSVIETPGHTLGSVCYLFDEGIFTGDTLFNGSIGRYDLGGDKELLKKSLNKIMHLNDGLTVYPGHGFFTTLGYEKITNPFLNGEFEW; translated from the coding sequence ATGATAGTTAAGCGCTTTATTGTAGGGGAATACTCTACGAACTCTTACTTATTGATTTCTGGAAATGAGGCTATACTAATTGACGTTGGTGATAATCCTAGTGAAATAGTAGATTATATTTTATCAAATAACATAAGACTAAAATCTATTTATGCTACTCATGGGCACTTTGATCATGTTTTAGGAGTTAAACAAATAAAGCAATACTTTAATGTTCCTTTCTTTGTACATAAAAATGATCTTAAATTAATAAATAATGATGAAAGAACTAAAGATATTACTGTTGACGGCTTCGTAGATGAAAATACAAAAATACAAATAGGTAATGAAGTATTGAGTGTTATTGAGACCCCAGGCCATACATTAGGTAGTGTATGTTATCTTTTTGATGAAGGAATATTTACTGGTGATACGTTATTTAATGGAAGTATTGGAAGATATGATTTAGGCGGAGATAAGGAATTATTAAAGAAGAGTTTAAATAAAATCATGCATCTTAACGATGGGTTAACAGTTTATCCCGGTCATGGTTTCTTTACAACTTTAGGTTACGAAAAAATAACTAATCCCTTCCTTAATGGAGAATTTGAGTGGTAA
- a CDS encoding class II fumarate hydratase: MKYTETAPKLFMNTGTKFPRKIIWAMGLIKYACAKVNSDLSLLEKDIAKGIMQAAREVMEGRHDDKIVLDVFQTGSGTGLNMNINEVIADRATEIIGKKVHPNDHVNLGQSSNDTAPTAMRIAAVSAVEEQLVPALSKFISFLNKKSEDFKDIIKSGRTHLRDALPVTLGQELSAYADAFYHDMVNLQEVLEYVKELPIGGTAVGTGLNSHPEFQIRVVQEINNETGLGFKPANKFRGLRLLTDLLSLSGIMRTIAVDLYRLGQDIRLMFSGPITGLNEIDLPTQEEIAGSSIMPGKTNPVTVEATLLVSAQVVGLDHANQFASMLGEFELAMGVPLIGYNVVTEINLLTEALNKFGELVINGMVPNVEKMKRYAESSPSLITVISPIIGYDKASEIGKKLNKGMSIREALKELGFKDEEIDKILDLSKLVKPGFPAK, encoded by the coding sequence ATGAAATACACTGAGACAGCCCCAAAACTTTTTATGAACACTGGAACAAAATTCCCTAGAAAAATTATTTGGGCAATGGGATTAATAAAATATGCCTGTGCTAAGGTTAACTCAGATCTATCACTACTAGAAAAAGATATTGCAAAGGGAATTATGCAAGCTGCAAGAGAAGTAATGGAAGGAAGACATGATGATAAAATAGTCCTAGATGTCTTTCAAACTGGCTCGGGTACTGGACTAAATATGAATATAAATGAAGTCATAGCTGATAGAGCAACGGAAATTATTGGCAAAAAAGTTCATCCTAATGATCACGTAAACTTAGGGCAATCCTCAAATGATACAGCACCTACAGCTATGAGAATAGCTGCCGTATCAGCAGTTGAAGAGCAATTAGTACCAGCTCTTAGTAAGTTTATCTCTTTCTTGAATAAAAAAAGTGAAGATTTCAAAGATATTATAAAATCTGGAAGAACACATCTAAGAGATGCTTTACCAGTAACTTTAGGGCAAGAACTTTCAGCATATGCAGATGCTTTTTATCACGATATGGTTAACTTACAAGAAGTTCTTGAGTACGTAAAAGAACTTCCTATAGGTGGAACTGCTGTAGGGACTGGATTGAACTCGCACCCAGAATTTCAAATACGAGTTGTTCAAGAGATCAATAATGAAACTGGATTAGGGTTTAAACCAGCTAATAAGTTTAGAGGGCTCAGGCTCTTAACTGATTTATTAAGCTTAAGTGGTATAATGAGAACTATTGCTGTAGACTTGTATAGATTAGGACAAGATATCAGATTAATGTTTTCTGGTCCTATAACTGGATTAAATGAGATTGACCTACCAACACAAGAAGAGATTGCTGGAAGTAGTATCATGCCCGGGAAAACTAACCCTGTAACAGTTGAAGCAACGCTTTTAGTATCTGCCCAAGTGGTTGGCTTAGATCACGCTAATCAGTTTGCTTCAATGCTGGGAGAATTTGAATTGGCAATGGGAGTTCCATTAATAGGATATAACGTAGTTACTGAGATAAACTTACTTACTGAGGCCTTAAACAAGTTTGGAGAGCTAGTAATAAATGGCATGGTACCTAACGTCGAGAAGATGAAGAGATACGCTGAAAGTAGCCCCTCTTTAATCACAGTTATATCACCAATAATTGGCTATGATAAGGCTAGTGAAATCGGTAAGAAATTAAATAAAGGAATGTCTATTAGGGAGGCATTAAAAGAGTTAGGATTTAAGGACGAAGAAATAGATAAAATATTGGACTTAAGTAAATTAGTTAAACCAGGGTTTCCAGCTAAATGA
- a CDS encoding 8-oxo-dGTP diphosphatase encodes MKTCLVIIKKNDFFLFIRKLRGLGKGFITFPGGKIEENESEKDCAVRETKEEIGIKIVELIQVAKIDFYLEDKLAEEMTVFISSKFEGIPTETDEAIPMWLNYVPYEEMWEDDRIWLPLVLEEKKIYCKFTFSDNWKKFLGGNCNLCEFT; translated from the coding sequence ATGAAAACTTGCTTAGTTATAATAAAGAAAAACGATTTTTTTCTGTTTATACGAAAATTGAGGGGTTTAGGTAAGGGTTTTATTACTTTTCCCGGAGGTAAAATTGAAGAAAACGAATCTGAAAAAGACTGTGCCGTAAGAGAAACAAAAGAAGAAATAGGTATAAAAATAGTTGAACTAATTCAAGTAGCTAAAATAGATTTCTATTTAGAGGACAAACTAGCAGAAGAAATGACAGTTTTCATAAGTAGCAAATTTGAGGGAATCCCTACAGAAACGGATGAAGCAATACCTATGTGGTTAAACTATGTACCTTATGAGGAGATGTGGGAAGATGATAGGATATGGTTACCATTGGTTCTAGAAGAAAAGAAAATCTATTGTAAATTCACTTTTAGTGATAATTGGAAAAAGTTCCTAGGAGGAAACTGTAATTTATGCGAATTTACATGA